In Arachis stenosperma cultivar V10309 chromosome 1, arast.V10309.gnm1.PFL2, whole genome shotgun sequence, one DNA window encodes the following:
- the LOC130972921 gene encoding importin beta-like SAD2 homolog, translating into MAELTQIADLLNQTLSPDANAVRAATDALDRLCLTSNFPFYLLSISTRGEDQGQKVAAATYLKNFTRRNMDSSSAATISSVGKEFKEQLMQALLQAEFHILKILVEVFQSVAVAEFVRQNSWPELVPYLQSAIQNSNLINGSSSACSTINALVVLHALLRPFQYFLNPKVPKEPVPLQLELIAKEILVPLLSIFHQFVGKALATLDRAEIETEKVLLTVCKCLHFAVKSYMPPTLIPLLPSFCCDLIAILGSLRFDDPVAEEDVYFTRLKTGKRSLLIFSALVTRHRKHSDKLMPQMISCVLNIVKYSKNTSKLPFLSERVLSLGFDVISNVLETGPGWRLVSPHFTTLLESAIFPALVMNEKDISEWEEDADEYIRKNLPSDIDEISGWRDDLFTARKSAINLLGVISMSKGPPTESAADALSASAKRKKGQKNKKSNQRRSMGELLVLPFLSKFPIPSDSDVSQKQILNNYFGVLMAYGGLQDFLREQEPGYVTALLRTRILPLYAIAALVPYLVASANWVLGELGSCLPEEMSADVYFQLLMALVMPDKQDMSCYPVRISSAGAITTLLDNEYMPPDFLPIVQVIIGNIGNDESESSILLQLLSSVMEAGDEELAIHIPHIVSSLVGPISKWLTPNPEPWPQVVERAIAALAVIGQTWEDCRREESESIDSLEMWDAGQASIGRSFAALLQQAWLTPLSTLDQHSPPSSCIEDSSTMLKSVMLSINGNDMIEELKVSELLLVWAEMIAEWHAWEESEDLSIFDVIKEAVYLARKYRLKNFIVKDMPSPPAPPVPERSIIEGIGTFISEAIKQYPSATLRACSCVHILLHCPTYSLETEGVKQSLAISFSRAAFSRFREVKGNPGSLWKPLLLAISSCYLCYPDIVEGVLEKSEEGGLKIWASSLCHLSNSSFEAGLTAESEMKLIVMTLAQLIEQLLRKGKSGVDSIQSCFTFLLEVFIRLKEVRDGKEDDPEEEVAENDEENNEDEASDDDDSEDYDEDSDVEEYEETEEEFLDRYAKAAEALENGSTIEEGDDEDQEVEMELGPLGDVDEHDIVLSLIDKYRHILIDGQSLPSNVIVNFLNAFPEFSLYFQQYR; encoded by the exons ATGGCGGAGCTTACTCAGATCGCCGATCTTCTCAACCAGACACTCAGCCCCGATGCCAACGCCGTTCGTGCCGCCACCGATGCTCTCGATCGACTCTGCCTCACTTCTAACTTCCCTTTCTACCTCCTTTCAATTTCAACTC GAGGAGAAGATCAAGGTCAGAAGGTTGCTGCTGCTACTTACCTGAAGAATTTCACGCGTCGGAACATGGATAGCAGTAGCGCGGCCACGATTTCTAGTGTCGGCAAGGAGTTCAAGGAGCAGCTGATGCAAGCTCTGCTTCAGGCCGAGTTCCACATTCTGAAGATTTTGGTTGAAGTG TTCCAGTCGGTTGCGGTTGCTGAGTTTGTTAGGCAGAATTCGTGGCCGGAGCTTGTGCCTTATCTGCAGTCTGCTATTCAGAATAGCAATCTCATCAATGGTTCAAGCTCTGCATGTAGCACAATCAATGCACTTGTAGTTCTTCATGCTCTTCTTAGACCTTTTCAG TATTTTTTGAATCCTAAAGTACCAAAGGAGCCTGTACCACTGCAGCTGGAGCTTATAGCGAAAGAAATTCTTGTGCCTTTGCTTTCTATATTTCATCAGTTTGTTGGAAAG GCTTTAGCTACCCTTGACAGAGCAGAAATAGAAACTGAGAAAGTTCTTCTCACTGTATGCAAATGCCTACATTTTGCA GTAAAGTCTTACATGCCACCGACTTTAATTCCTCTTCTTCCTTCATTCTGTTGTGACTTGATTGCCATTCTGGGTTCGTTGAGATTTGATGATCCGGTAGCTGAAGAAGATGTATATTTCACAAGATTGAAGACTGGAAAAAGAAGTCTGCTTATTTTTTCTGCACTTGTCACTAGGCACAGAAAACATTCTGATAA GTTGATGCCACAAATGATAAGTTGTGTTCTTAACATTGTCAAATATAGCAAAAATACCAGT AAACTTCCTTTCCTGTCTGAGAGGGTTCTTTCTTTAGGTTTTGATGTAATTTCAAATGTACTGGAGACTGGACCG GGATGGCGGTTAGTTTCTCCACATTTTACAACTCTATTGGAATCTGCAATTTTTCCAGCATTAGTAATGAATGAGAAG GATATATCAGAGTGGGAAGAAGACGCAGATGAGTATATACGGAAGAATCTTCCTTCAGACATT gacGAAATTTCTGGATGGAGAGATGATTTATTCACTGCCAGAAAAAGTGCAATAAACTTGCTTGGTGTAATCTCGATGTCAAAG GGGCCACCTACGGAGAGTGCTGCTGATGCTTTATCAGCTTCAGCCAAGCGTAAGAAAGgccaaaagaacaaaaaaagcAATCAACGGCGCTCCATGGGGGAGTTGTTGGTGCTTCCATTCTTGTCAAAGTTTCCAATTCCTTCTGATTCTGATGTGTCTCAAAAGCAAATTCTGAACAA TTACTTTGGTGTTCTGATGGCATATGGTGGCCTACAAGAT TTTCTGAGGGAGCAAGAACCTGGATATGTAACAGCTCTGCTTCGCACAAGGATTTTGCCACTGTATGCAATAGCTGCCTTGGTGCCATACCTGGTTGCAAGTGCAAACTGGGTACTAGGAGAACTAGGCTCCTGTCTACCTGAA GAGATGAGCGCTGATGTATATTTTCAATTGCTTATGGCATTGGTCATGCCAGATAAGCAGGATATGTCTTGCTACCCTGTCCGGATTTCTTCTGCTGGGGCAATTACGACACTACTTGAT AATGAATACATGCCCCCTGATTTTCTACCCATAGTTCAAGTAATCATTGGCAACATTGGAAATGATGAGAGTGAGAGCTCCATCTTATTACAACTTCTCAGTTCTGTCATGGAAGCTGGAGATGAGGAATTAGCTATCCATATCCCACATATTGTCTCATCATTAGTTGGTCCCatctcaaagtggttaacaccTAATCCGGAGCCTTGGCCTCAA GTGGTTGAGCGTGCAATTGCTGCTCTAGCAGTTATTGGTCAGACTTGGGAGGACTGCAGACGTGAAGAATCTGAGTCAATTGATTCTCTTGAGATGTGGGATGCTGGACAAGCCTCTATTGGTAGAAGTTTTGCTGCACTGTTGCAGCAGGCTTGGCTTACTCCGCTGTCCACACTG GATCAGCATTCTCCCCCTTCATCATGCATAGAAGATTCCTCAACTATGCTAAAGTCTGTCATGCTGTCTATTAATGGAAATGAcatgattgaagagcttaaaGTGTCAGAGCTGCTGTTGGTTTGGGCTGAAATGATTGCAGAGTGGCATGCATGGGAAGAATCAGAGGATTTGTCCATTTTTGATGTGATTAAGGAAGCTGTGTATTTAGCTCGTAAGTATAGGCTGAAAAACTTCATTGTGAAAGATATGCCATCTCCTCCAGCACCCCCTGTGCCTGAACGTTCAATCATAGAAGGCATTGGCACTTTCATCAGCGAGGCCATTAAGCAATATCCATCTGCAACATTGAGAGCTTGTTCATGTGTGCATATATTACTACATTGTCCAACCTACTCACTTGAAACTGAAGGTGTAAAGCAGTCATTGGCTATTTCTTTTAGTCGAGCAGCCTTCTCTCGCTTTAGAGAAGTTAAGGGCAACCCTGGTTCACTTTGGAAGCCTCTATTGCTTGCTATATCTTCATGCTATTTGTGTTATCCCGATATTGTTGAAGGTGTTCTGGAGAAGAGTGAAGAGGGAGGCCTCAAAATTTGGGCATCTTCTTTGTGTCATCTATCCAATAGCTCCTTTGAGGCAGGTCTGACAGCCGAGTCCGAGATGAAGTTGATTG TGATGACGCTGGCCCAATTGATTGAGCAACTACTGAGAAAAGGGAAGTCAGGTGTTGATTCAATTCAAAGCTGCTTTACTTTTCTGTTGGAAGTATTTATACGACTGAAAGAGGTGCGTGACGGGAAAGAAGACGACCCAGAGGAAGAAGTGGCTGAAAATGATGAGGAAAACAATGAGGATGAGGCCAGTGATGATGATGACTCTGAAGATTATGATGAG GACTCTGATGTTGAGGAATACGAAGAAACAGAAGAAGAATTTCTTGATAGGTATGCTAAAGCTGCTGAGGCATTAGAAAATGGTTCAACTATTGAAGAGGGGGatgatgaagatcaagaagTGGAGATGGAATTAG GTCCATTAGGTGATGTTGATGAGCACGACATTGTGTTATCCTTGATAGACAAATATCGGCATATACTCATAGATGGACAAAGTTTGCCCTCGAATGTGATCGTGAATTTTCTGAATGCCTTCCCCGAATTTAGTTTGTATTTCCAGCAATATAGATAA
- the LOC130941712 gene encoding uncharacterized protein LOC130941712 encodes MKMHLLVFTFLLQLQAIVIPTTLALSICKNSCGNIPINYPFGLEDGCGAPQFRNMLNCSTNLFFQTPSGSYKVQSIDYNKQTMVIYDPEMSTCSILQPHHDLVMTEVQTAIIPPSQDTIFVLLNCSIDSPVLNHYKYLCFNFEGHTCDELYGSCNAFRVFHLSTTNSSPPCCFTSYNTVKFMSMNILDCTHYTSVFDTGKLRGVGPLDWVYGIKLSFSVPDVGCGTCEKSGGTCGFDADTQGFLCLCSSTTNSTRDCAGGSVISRGQKIVPWTHYSQLVSFLVVVIGLIYKV; translated from the exons ATGAAGATGCATCTTCTCGTATTCACATTCCTACTACAACTACAAGCCATTGTTATTCCAACTACTCTTGCACTCTCCATTTGCAAGAACTCATGTGGCAACATTCCCATAAACTACCCATTTGGCTTAGAAGATGGTTGCGGTGCACCCCAGTTCAGGAACATGCTTAACTGCAGCACTAACTTGTTCTTTCAAACCCCTTCTGGTTCTTACAAGGTTCAATCCATCGACTACAACAAACAAACCATG GTAATCTACGACCCCGAAATGTCCACATGCTCCATCCTTCAACCACACCATGACTTGGTCATGACAGAAGTTCAAACCGCCATAATCCCACCATCACAAGACACCATTTTCGTGCTCCTAAACTGCTCCATAGACTCTCCAGTTCTCAACCATTACAAGTACCTCTGCTTCAACTTCGAAGGCCACACTTGCGACGAGCTTTACGGCTCCTGCAACGCTTTCAGGGTGTTCCACTTGTCAACAACTAACAGTTCCCCACCGTGCTGTTTCACAAGCTACAACACCGTGAAGTTCATGAGCATGAATATATTGGATTGCACGCACTATACGAGCGTGTTTGACACGGGAAAGTTGAGGGGTGTGGGACCTTTGGATTGGGTTTATGGGATTAAGCTTTCTTTTAGTGTGCCTGATGTGGGGTGTGGAACTTGTGAGAAATCTGGTGGGACTTGTGGCTTTGATGCTGATACACAAGGTTTCTTGTGTCTTTGCTCAAGTACTACAAATTCGACAAGAGATTGTG CTGGTGGAAGCGTAATATCAAGGGGACAGAAGATTGTTCCATGGACACACTACTCCCAACTGGTTTCATTTCTTGTAGTTGTAATTGGTCTAATTTACAAGGTTTAA
- the LOC130934571 gene encoding protein FAR1-RELATED SEQUENCE 5-like produces the protein MVSKLELKHTHTCFAKQVVHYNEYKELTMHAKCVIQNNDEASIRPNKTYLALANKVGGSSKLGYSEKDVRNNIMRNLRCANINADVKEMISYFMRMRDINSNFFYAVDVDKLKSALWVDARCRASYEYFRDVVSFDTTYSRNKHGLPFASFVGVNYHRKFTLLGSALLENEKIRNFE, from the exons ATGGTGTCCAAATTAGAATTGAAGCACACTCACACGTGTTTTGCTAAGCAAGTTGTGCATTATAATGAGTACAAGGAACTGACCATGCATGCCAAGTGTGTGATTCAGAACAACGATGAGGCTAGCATACGGCCCAACAAGACTTATCTCGCACTGGCGAACAAGGTTGGTGGGTCATCAAAGTTGGGTTACTCAGAAAAGGATGTGAGGAACAACATAATGAGGAATCTGCGCTGTGCTAACATAAATGCAGATGTGAAGGAAATGATTAGCTATTTCATGCGAATGAGAGATATAAACTCGAATTTCTTTTATGCAGTTGATGTGGACAAGCTTAAGAGTGCGCTATGGGTAGATGCAAGATGCAGGGCGTCCTATGAATATTTTAGAGATGTGGTATCGTTTGATACAACGTACAGTAGAAACAA GCATGGACTTCCGTTTGCATCTTTCGTTGGTGTCAACTATCACCGAAAGTTCACTCTACTCGGATCTGCTTTGTTGGAAAATGAGAAAATTCGTAATTTTGAGTAG